From the genome of Blastococcus colisei:
CAGCGCCGCGGCCGCCTCGTCCAGCAGCAGGCGGTCGGTCGCGTCGACGGCGACCAGTTCCGGCGCCTCGACGTCGGGAGCCCGGCGCAAGGTCGCGAACAACCGATCAGCAGTTATGGCCATAACTGCCGGTCAGCGGGCGGGGGTGGCGGCGATCAGGTCCGCGACGACGCGGGCGAGCTCGGGGCCGACGTCCTCCTGCAGGAAGTGCCCGCCGCCGGCGAGCGTCGTGTGCGGCATCCCCTGGGCGCCGGGGACCAGCTTCTGGAACACCCGGTCACCGCCCCCCGTGATCGGGTCGCCGTCGGAGAACGCGGTGAGGAACGGCTTGTCCCAGCGGGCCAGGACCCCCCATGCCGCGCGGTTGGCCGCTGCGGCCGGGTCGTCGGGCCGGGTGGGCACGAGCGCCGGGAATACCCGCGCGCCGGCGGTGTAGCGGTCGTCGGGGAACGGTGCGTCGTAGGCGGCGACCACCTCCGGTGCCAGATCCGTCGCGCAGCCGTTGGAGACCACCCGGCCGATCCGGAAGTCCGGTGACTCCTGCGAGAATCGCTGCCAGGCGAGGAACGCCTCGCTCATCTTCTGGTCGCCGGTCGGCAGGCCGGTGTTGGCCACCACGACGCGGGCGAACCGGTCGGGGTTCTCGGCGACCAGCCGCAGCCCGATCAGCCCACCCCAGTCCTGGCCGACCAGCGTGACGTCGTCCAGGCCGAGCCGGTCGAACAGCGCCTGCCGCATCCACTCGACGTGGGCCG
Proteins encoded in this window:
- a CDS encoding haloalkane dehalogenase, producing MPDDWEGGCMEVLRTPDERFTGLPDFPYEPRYVEVDGGLRVACVDEGPADGETVLLLHGEPSWSFLYRRMIPVLTAAGLRVVAPDLVGFGRSDKPVDRAAYNYAAHVEWMRQALFDRLGLDDVTLVGQDWGGLIGLRLVAENPDRFARVVVANTGLPTGDQKMSEAFLAWQRFSQESPDFRIGRVVSNGCATDLAPEVVAAYDAPFPDDRYTAGARVFPALVPTRPDDPAAAANRAAWGVLARWDKPFLTAFSDGDPITGGGDRVFQKLVPGAQGMPHTTLAGGGHFLQEDVGPELARVVADLIAATPAR